The Maylandia zebra isolate NMK-2024a linkage group LG7, Mzebra_GT3a, whole genome shotgun sequence genome contains a region encoding:
- the LOC143419305 gene encoding uncharacterized protein LOC143419305, producing MCISLDSEINLLNSSFFESLDRIDISDLDTFIGTSSPNSSPPVLVRSTGKNIRLSTRDREYLLSTLDRPASSGPSSIPVGACSLPQPSGKNLRLSAGDRQDLLSELTPDAPADRSPRNASYSPPSDTRNAPRLPLRPNHGRFRRRSSRTRRIARTRRTRTRRQLASIALRAVSLFAELVQLIL from the exons ATGTGTATATCACTCG ACTCTGAGATAAACCTGCTCAACTCCTCTTTTTTTGAGTCTCTCGATCGAATTG ATATCTCTGACTTGGACACCTTTATTGGTACGAGTTCCCCGAATTCTTCACCACCAGTGCTTGTGCGATCCACAGGAAAGAATATTCGTCTCTCCACACGGGACAGAGAGTATTTGCTCTCTACGCTAGATCGCCCTGCTTCATCTGGCCCCAGTTCCATTCCCGTCGGAGCTTGTTCTCTCCCGCAACCCTCTGGGAAAAACTTGCGCCTGTCCGCCGGGGACAGGCAAGATTTGCTCTCCGAGCTCACTCCCGATGCTCCGGCCGATCGGAGCCCCAGAAACGCTTCTTATTCTCCGCCATCAGACACACGAAATGCACCGCGCCTGCCTTTGAGACCCAATCACG GGCGTTTCAGAAGGAGGAGTAGCAGGACCCGCAGGATCGCGAGGACAAGGCGAACACGCACCCGAAGGCAGCTGGCTTCAATCGCTCTTCGCGCGGTCTCTCTGTTCGCTGAATTAGTTCAGCTCATCTtataa